One genomic segment of Thermovibrio guaymasensis includes these proteins:
- a CDS encoding Fe-S-containing hydro-lyase: MSAIRIKAPITDDSVVENLKAGDLVLISGVIYTARDAAHKRIVEALDRGEKPPIELKGQIIYYAGPAPAKPGRPIGSVGPTTSYRMDPYAPRLLSEGLKGMIGKGTRSQEVIEAIKKYKGVYFGAVGGAAAYLARCVKSAEVVAYEDLGPEAIRRLVVEDFPAFVVNDIYGNDLYRMGRCQFEEIEDLELSKCR, translated from the coding sequence ATGTCTGCAATAAGGATTAAAGCTCCTATTACTGACGATTCTGTAGTTGAAAATTTAAAGGCGGGCGATTTAGTTTTAATCTCTGGAGTTATCTATACTGCAAGGGACGCAGCCCATAAGAGGATTGTAGAGGCACTTGATAGAGGGGAGAAGCCTCCAATAGAGTTGAAGGGGCAGATTATCTACTACGCCGGTCCTGCTCCTGCTAAGCCTGGAAGGCCTATAGGTTCAGTAGGACCGACTACTAGTTACAGGATGGATCCTTATGCTCCAAGACTCCTTTCTGAAGGTTTAAAGGGGATGATAGGCAAGGGAACGAGGAGTCAGGAAGTTATTGAAGCTATTAAGAAGTACAAAGGCGTTTACTTTGGGGCCGTTGGTGGAGCCGCAGCCTACCTTGCCCGCTGTGTGAAGAGTGCGGAGGTTGTTGCTTACGAGGACTTAGGACCTGAAGCAATTAGAAGGCTTGTTGTTGAGGACTTTCCAGCCTTTGTCGTTAACGATATCTACGGTAACGACCTTTACAGGATGGGAAGGTGTCAGTTTGAGGAGATTGAGGATTTGGAGCTCTCCAAGTGCAGGTAA
- the nuoD gene encoding NADH dehydrogenase (quinone) subunit D, with protein sequence MEREKADLILNMGPQHPSTHGVLRLILELKGEKIVNADTVIGYVHRGVEKLAEHRKYMQILPVFDRVDYVSANSNELGFVLAVEKLLGIEDKIPRRAQFLRVIMAELTRISSHLIWLGTHALELGAMSVFLYAFREREKILDLFEEIAGGRLHTGYMRIGGVAADTTDRFLDELNHFLEFFPEKLDEYETLLTENRIWLSRTKGVGIIDKETAINWGITGPTLRAAGCDYDVRKYYPYCVYDELDFKVPVYTGGDVYDRYRVRMDEMRESLKIIKQCLERMPEGPVQIEDTTVILPPKEEVYNTMVGLIQQFELVIHGITPPPGEVYAAVEGPRGELGYYIVSDGSNKPYRLRIRPPSLINISILPQLLKGHYLADVISIIGSLDPLMGEVDR encoded by the coding sequence ATGGAGAGAGAGAAGGCCGATTTAATACTAAATATGGGGCCTCAACACCCTTCAACCCACGGAGTTTTGAGGCTCATTCTTGAACTAAAAGGAGAGAAGATAGTTAACGCCGACACGGTAATCGGTTACGTCCACAGGGGTGTTGAGAAGTTAGCAGAACACAGGAAGTACATGCAGATCCTTCCCGTCTTTGATAGGGTTGACTACGTCTCTGCCAATTCCAACGAACTCGGTTTCGTTCTAGCCGTTGAGAAGTTGCTGGGGATAGAGGACAAAATTCCTCGTAGGGCCCAGTTTTTAAGGGTAATAATGGCTGAACTTACCCGTATCTCCTCCCACCTAATATGGCTTGGGACCCATGCCCTTGAGCTTGGAGCTATGAGCGTTTTCCTCTACGCCTTCAGGGAGAGGGAGAAGATACTTGACCTCTTTGAGGAGATTGCCGGTGGAAGGCTCCATACGGGCTATATGAGGATTGGCGGAGTTGCTGCAGATACGACGGATAGGTTTTTAGATGAGCTCAACCATTTCCTTGAGTTTTTCCCTGAGAAGTTAGACGAGTATGAAACTCTCTTAACTGAAAACAGGATTTGGCTGTCAAGGACTAAGGGAGTAGGGATAATTGATAAGGAGACTGCCATAAACTGGGGGATAACTGGGCCAACTTTAAGGGCTGCAGGTTGCGATTACGACGTTAGGAAGTACTACCCCTACTGCGTTTACGATGAGCTTGACTTTAAGGTTCCTGTCTATACCGGCGGTGACGTTTACGACCGTTACAGGGTTAGGATGGACGAGATGAGAGAATCTCTAAAGATTATAAAGCAGTGCCTTGAGAGGATGCCGGAAGGTCCGGTTCAGATAGAGGATACGACTGTCATCCTTCCTCCTAAAGAGGAAGTTTATAACACTATGGTTGGCCTAATACAGCAGTTTGAACTTGTAATTCACGGTATAACTCCACCTCCAGGTGAGGTCTATGCAGCTGTTGAAGGACCGAGGGGAGAGCTGGGCTACTACATAGTGAGTGATGGTTCAAATAAACCTTACAGGCTGAGGATTAGACCTCCTTCCTTAATAAACATCTCAATACTACCACAGCTCTTAAAGGGTCACTACCTTGCAGACGTTATTTCAATAATTGGAAGTCTTGATCCACTGATGGGAGAGGTTGATAGATGA
- a CDS encoding NADH-quinone oxidoreductase subunit A: MESYLILFAFFLIALTVAIVVPNVNFITNRFLKINREERDKYEPYECGIPKVFPFDRHYFAFFYVIALVFLLFDLETVFLFPWAVAFRELGVFGVIEAFLFVGILLVGFLYALVKGALKWE; the protein is encoded by the coding sequence GTGGAGAGTTACTTAATCCTCTTCGCCTTTTTCCTTATAGCTCTTACGGTAGCCATTGTCGTTCCAAACGTTAACTTTATTACTAACAGGTTTTTAAAGATAAACAGGGAAGAAAGGGACAAGTACGAACCTTACGAGTGTGGGATACCGAAAGTCTTTCCCTTTGACAGGCATTACTTTGCCTTCTTTTACGTAATTGCTCTTGTCTTCCTCCTTTTTGACCTTGAGACTGTTTTTCTCTTTCCCTGGGCAGTAGCTTTCAGGGAGCTAGGGGTATTTGGGGTTATTGAAGCGTTTCTCTTTGTTGGGATTCTTTTAGTCGGATTTCTCTACGCTTTAGTAAAGGGAGCTCTAAAGTGGGAATAG
- a CDS encoding NADH-quinone oxidoreductase subunit B yields the protein MGIGEGIFLTKLEELINWGRKGSLWPLAFATACCGIEMMAAAASRYDFDRFGVIFRNTPRQCDLLIMCGTISRKMAPIIKRLWDQMPDPKWAIAVGSCAISGNIFQTYSTLRGLDCIVPVDVYVPGCAPKPEAFYEALILLKKKIKRDKPIIVGGGEGCST from the coding sequence GTGGGAATAGGAGAGGGAATTTTCTTAACTAAGCTTGAAGAACTTATCAACTGGGGAAGGAAAGGTTCTCTATGGCCCCTTGCCTTCGCGACTGCCTGTTGCGGAATTGAGATGATGGCAGCTGCTGCTTCCCGTTACGACTTTGACCGTTTCGGCGTTATCTTCAGGAACACACCGAGGCAGTGTGACCTCCTAATAATGTGTGGAACGATAAGCAGGAAGATGGCTCCGATCATAAAGAGGCTCTGGGATCAGATGCCGGACCCTAAGTGGGCTATTGCGGTAGGTAGTTGTGCTATAAGCGGTAACATCTTCCAGACCTACTCTACACTAAGGGGGCTTGACTGTATAGTTCCGGTAGACGTCTACGTTCCAGGGTGTGCTCCAAAACCTGAAGCTTTCTACGAGGCTTTAATTCTCTTAAAGAAGAAGATTAAGAGGGATAAGCCAATAATAGTTGGCGGTGGAGAAGGATGCTCTACTTAA
- a CDS encoding peroxiredoxin, producing the protein MALVGQKAPDFTLNAYDPVKKEYTTVKLSDYQGKFLVLCFYPADFTFVCPTEIAAVNAKLEEIRNLGADVLAVSTDTQFSHQLFCEVEPLLKDLKFPLAADPTGKTARDYGVYIEEAGIARRGRFIINPDGVIVAEEVLNPPVGRNVNELLRQLDAWKYVYEHPEEACPANWRPGKKTLKPGPDIAGKVGTVITIDEILS; encoded by the coding sequence ATGGCATTAGTAGGCCAGAAAGCACCAGACTTTACCCTCAACGCTTACGACCCGGTTAAGAAGGAGTACACTACAGTAAAGCTCTCAGACTATCAAGGAAAGTTTTTAGTCCTCTGCTTCTATCCGGCAGACTTCACTTTCGTCTGTCCAACGGAGATTGCAGCAGTTAACGCAAAACTGGAAGAGATTAGGAATTTAGGAGCAGACGTCCTTGCAGTTTCAACTGATACTCAATTTAGCCATCAGCTCTTCTGTGAAGTAGAACCTCTACTGAAGGACTTAAAGTTTCCACTTGCTGCAGACCCAACAGGAAAGACTGCAAGGGATTACGGCGTATACATTGAAGAGGCTGGAATAGCGAGGAGGGGAAGGTTTATTATCAATCCAGACGGAGTTATAGTGGCTGAAGAAGTACTTAATCCTCCGGTTGGAAGGAACGTAAATGAGCTATTAAGACAGCTTGATGCCTGGAAGTACGTTTACGAGCATCCAGAGGAGGCTTGCCCTGCAAACTGGAGACCCGGTAAGAAGACCCTCAAGCCCGGCCCAGACATTGCCGGTAAGGTTGGAACAGTTATTACTATTGATGAAATCCTATCCTAA
- a CDS encoding NADH-quinone oxidoreductase subunit C: protein MLYLSDSLVEVLKEEFKGKVRELPNLRGETSLEVEKEVLLTFMGFLKHDDRFKMDMLVDLTVVDYPDRNPRFEVVYHLRSLSLRHNLRVKCWAEGEEVPSVVELWKAADWLEREAYEMFGVKFTGRELRKLLLPQKYPYFPLRKDFPLEGKEAPCDVWDWE from the coding sequence ATGCTCTACTTAAGTGATAGTCTGGTTGAAGTTCTAAAGGAAGAATTTAAAGGAAAGGTAAGGGAACTTCCGAACTTAAGGGGTGAGACCTCCCTTGAGGTTGAAAAGGAAGTTCTCTTAACCTTTATGGGCTTTTTAAAGCACGATGACAGGTTTAAGATGGATATGCTTGTTGACCTGACTGTAGTTGATTACCCCGATAGAAATCCCCGTTTTGAGGTTGTTTACCACCTCCGTTCCCTTTCCCTTAGGCACAACTTAAGGGTTAAGTGCTGGGCAGAGGGTGAAGAAGTTCCTTCCGTTGTAGAGCTCTGGAAGGCTGCTGATTGGCTTGAGAGGGAAGCTTACGAGATGTTTGGAGTAAAGTTTACAGGAAGGGAGCTGAGAAAACTCCTCTTACCTCAAAAGTACCCTTACTTTCCCCTTCGTAAAGACTTTCCACTTGAGGGCAAGGAAGCCCCCTGTGACGTTTGGGATTGGGAGTAG
- a CDS encoding glucosaminidase domain-containing protein: protein MRFKSAALLAPVVVLTGVFVGINSSDKKEGSQTEAQLVPPIEPKVEVKEEVEVKRPLPSHISLKELPIEERKREFVRVMLPLIRRANEEVLREREFLLKVKDKEELTFEEEKRLKKLMEKYRTQDIGELLKRVNTVPEGLVLAQAAVESGWGTSRFFTEANNAFGIYAFRGGKCLKAKGSSACLKVYNSLYESVKDYIYNLNVGWAYERFRELRSKGADIYTLIDSLHSYSERKDEYTELLKKVVKKNGFDSTDQPLFASNSLSIR, encoded by the coding sequence TTGAGGTTTAAGTCTGCAGCGCTTTTAGCACCTGTGGTTGTTTTAACCGGAGTTTTTGTAGGAATTAACAGTAGTGATAAGAAGGAAGGTAGTCAGACAGAAGCCCAATTAGTGCCTCCTATTGAGCCAAAAGTAGAAGTTAAGGAAGAGGTAGAAGTAAAGAGGCCCTTACCGTCCCACATTTCTTTAAAGGAACTTCCTATAGAGGAGAGGAAAAGAGAGTTTGTAAGGGTAATGTTACCGCTAATTAGAAGGGCAAACGAGGAAGTTTTAAGGGAGAGAGAGTTTTTGCTTAAAGTTAAGGATAAAGAGGAGTTAACTTTTGAGGAAGAGAAAAGACTTAAAAAACTTATGGAGAAATACAGAACACAGGATATAGGAGAACTCCTTAAAAGGGTAAATACAGTGCCTGAAGGTCTTGTCCTTGCCCAGGCAGCAGTAGAGAGTGGTTGGGGGACTTCAAGGTTCTTCACAGAGGCAAACAACGCCTTTGGAATCTACGCATTCAGAGGAGGTAAGTGTTTAAAAGCAAAAGGGTCTTCTGCATGCCTGAAAGTTTACAACTCCCTGTACGAATCTGTAAAAGACTACATCTACAACCTAAACGTAGGTTGGGCTTACGAAAGGTTTAGAGAGCTAAGAAGTAAGGGAGCTGATATCTACACCCTTATAGATAGTTTACACAGTTACTCTGAGAGGAAAGATGAGTACACAGAGCTCCTTAAAAAGGTGGTTAAGAAGAACGGTTTTGACTCTACTGACCAGCCTCTGTTTGCTTCAAACAGCCTCAGCATTAGATAA
- a CDS encoding polysaccharide deacetylase family protein yields MSTQSSLKRWLRRTVLTLLTSLCLLQTASALDNYATIFVFHRFGDKRYPSTSVSLDDFRRELSYLKENGYQVISLEQLYKTISSGKEIPKKSVVITIDDGYRTTYKAFKILKEFKFPFTVFLYMETIDRYPDFLTLKQIREMEESGLVDFENHLYSHPSLAKLRAELPRESYLKVLKREAELSEKRFKEIFGRKPKFLAFPYGEYDKISVSFFKERGYKLLLTQDRGSYSGKGILVPRFAVVGNQSGFKNFVRNLQIEPLVVEEHKPDIGLIKTDLVEIAFKVEKPEEYKSCWIYLTGNGWVRGIREKSWIRSPFKLKLKKLRSRAGIRCINREMGKRAEFFYLIIGKGAKAP; encoded by the coding sequence ATGAGTACACAGAGCTCCTTAAAAAGGTGGTTAAGAAGAACGGTTTTGACTCTACTGACCAGCCTCTGTTTGCTTCAAACAGCCTCAGCATTAGATAACTACGCAACCATCTTTGTTTTCCACAGGTTTGGAGACAAACGCTACCCCTCAACGTCAGTTTCACTTGATGACTTTAGGAGAGAGCTCTCCTACCTGAAAGAGAATGGGTACCAGGTTATAAGCCTTGAGCAGTTGTACAAAACTATCTCTTCGGGTAAGGAGATCCCAAAAAAGAGCGTAGTGATAACAATTGATGACGGGTATAGAACAACTTATAAGGCTTTTAAAATCTTAAAAGAGTTCAAATTTCCATTCACAGTTTTCCTCTATATGGAAACCATAGATAGATACCCTGACTTTCTGACTCTAAAACAAATCAGGGAAATGGAAGAGAGCGGGCTTGTAGACTTTGAAAACCACCTTTACAGCCATCCAAGCCTTGCAAAACTGAGGGCAGAACTTCCAAGAGAGAGTTACTTGAAAGTTTTAAAAAGGGAAGCTGAACTCTCTGAAAAGAGATTTAAGGAAATCTTCGGTAGAAAACCGAAATTTTTAGCTTTCCCATACGGGGAGTACGACAAAATTTCAGTAAGTTTCTTTAAAGAGAGAGGATACAAACTCCTCCTAACTCAAGACAGGGGAAGTTACAGCGGGAAAGGTATCCTAGTTCCAAGGTTTGCAGTAGTTGGAAATCAATCAGGATTCAAAAACTTCGTAAGGAATTTGCAAATAGAACCTTTAGTAGTTGAGGAACACAAACCAGACATCGGTCTAATCAAAACCGATTTAGTGGAAATAGCATTTAAGGTTGAAAAACCTGAAGAGTATAAATCCTGTTGGATTTACTTAACAGGAAATGGCTGGGTAAGGGGAATCAGGGAAAAAAGTTGGATAAGGAGCCCTTTCAAGTTGAAGTTAAAGAAGTTAAGAAGTAGAGCAGGAATAAGGTGTATAAATAGGGAAATGGGAAAGAGAGCAGAGTTTTTCTACTTAATCATTGGAAAAGGGGCAAAAGCCCCTTAA